The following proteins are co-located in the Methanobacterium formicicum DSM 3637 genome:
- the polC gene encoding DNA polymerase II large subunit: protein MGYFETLEEGTTKAYEVAKQARKKGHDIETEPEIPLAKNLAERVEGLVGPPGVAARIKSMENDMSREEITFQVAKEIVTADEVLKADLGNKDQYKVKEEAADQAVRTALSIITEGVVAAPLEGIARVAIKRNFDQTWYLAVYFTGPIRSAGGTASAMAVLVADYIRSSMGLAAYKPTDGEIERYVEEAELYESEVTNLQYSPSPDEVRTAAKNIPVEVTGEPTDQVEVSHRDLERVETNHLRGGALLAMVEGVIQKAPKVLKYAKMLNMEGWDWLGDLSKTKKSDKDEEADEGKEEDKVDDKYMRDIIGGRPVLAYPQTRGGFRLRYGRSRNTGLAAMGVHPATMEILEFLAVGTQMKIERPGKGNCVVPCDSIDGPVVKLRNGDVVKVESVEEARKIRSNVVEIIYLGDMLVAFGEFLRNNHPLLPAGWCEEWWIQILEKSSSYHDGQEEELNQFLQRGKLSAKEAFELSKQYQIPLHPDYTYFYHDVTRKDINTLQAWLVNDLDDENIEDDLIKDMGPEKRILESMGVPHRVSDDKIILNHDDAYALIHTLTEPLETETDLSTMDAINRVAPVEIMAKAPTYLGGRVGRPEKTKERMMKPAPHALFPIGNFGGTRRNIVEAARKGSITVDIARCKCTNPECGVGSMQAICPVCGARTVPTSSGKKRINVANLLRKAYKNSGVRKLDEIKGVKGMISEEKFPEPLEKGILRAKNGVYTFKDATIRHDSTDLPLTHFIPREIGVSPQKLREIGYTHDIRGEELKNDDQVVELRIQDLVISEACGEYLMRVSHFIDDLLKNFYEMEPFYNVKTKEDLVGHLAVGLAPHTSAGVLGRIIGFTKAAACYAHPYFHSAKRRNCDSDEDSVMLLMDALLNFSKVYLPSSRGGRMDAPLVLSSRIDPEEIDDESHNLDTMEMLPLELYQKTLENAKPADVVEMVDNVQKRLGKDEQYSGLIYSHETSSIHQGPKICLYKTLPTMKEKVNGQISLAEKIRAVDQKGVVEGVLNSHFLPDMAGNIRAFARQKVRCTKCNKKYRRIPLTGECTCGGNLILSISKGSVTKYLEISKELASRYPIDPYLVQRIELLESGIHSLFESDRSKQSSLDVFL, encoded by the coding sequence ATGGGATACTTTGAAACATTGGAAGAGGGCACTACAAAGGCCTATGAAGTTGCCAAGCAAGCCAGGAAGAAGGGTCATGATATTGAAACTGAACCAGAGATACCCCTGGCTAAAAACCTGGCCGAGCGTGTGGAGGGGCTGGTGGGCCCACCAGGAGTAGCTGCACGTATTAAAAGTATGGAAAATGACATGTCCCGTGAAGAAATCACATTTCAGGTGGCAAAGGAAATAGTCACAGCTGATGAGGTTTTAAAAGCTGATTTGGGGAATAAAGACCAGTATAAGGTAAAGGAAGAGGCAGCTGACCAGGCAGTGAGAACAGCACTATCTATTATTACTGAGGGGGTAGTGGCTGCACCACTGGAAGGAATAGCCAGAGTGGCCATAAAAAGGAACTTTGACCAAACATGGTACCTGGCAGTGTACTTCACCGGACCCATAAGAAGTGCCGGAGGAACAGCATCTGCTATGGCGGTTCTAGTCGCAGATTACATACGAAGTAGCATGGGACTAGCAGCTTACAAGCCCACTGATGGAGAAATTGAACGTTACGTGGAAGAAGCAGAACTTTACGAGTCAGAAGTAACCAACCTGCAGTACTCTCCTTCTCCAGATGAAGTTCGTACTGCAGCCAAGAACATACCGGTGGAGGTCACTGGTGAACCCACTGACCAGGTAGAGGTTTCCCACCGGGACCTGGAACGAGTGGAAACCAACCATCTTCGTGGGGGTGCCCTCCTGGCTATGGTTGAGGGAGTTATACAGAAGGCCCCTAAAGTATTGAAGTACGCTAAGATGTTGAACATGGAAGGATGGGACTGGCTGGGAGATCTCTCCAAAACCAAAAAATCAGATAAAGATGAGGAAGCTGATGAAGGCAAAGAAGAAGATAAAGTAGATGACAAGTACATGAGGGATATTATTGGAGGTCGTCCAGTTTTAGCATATCCTCAAACCAGGGGGGGCTTCCGTTTAAGGTACGGTAGATCTAGAAACACCGGGCTGGCTGCCATGGGTGTGCACCCTGCAACCATGGAGATCCTGGAATTTTTAGCTGTCGGGACCCAGATGAAGATCGAACGGCCGGGTAAGGGTAACTGTGTGGTTCCCTGCGATAGTATTGATGGGCCGGTTGTGAAACTTAGAAACGGGGATGTGGTGAAGGTAGAATCAGTAGAAGAAGCCCGGAAAATCAGATCAAACGTGGTGGAAATAATCTACCTGGGGGACATGCTGGTGGCTTTTGGTGAGTTCCTCAGAAACAACCACCCACTTCTCCCTGCTGGCTGGTGCGAAGAATGGTGGATACAGATTTTAGAAAAATCAAGCAGTTACCATGATGGACAGGAAGAAGAGTTGAACCAGTTCCTCCAGCGGGGTAAACTTAGTGCTAAAGAAGCATTCGAACTGTCAAAACAGTACCAGATCCCACTGCACCCTGACTACACCTACTTCTATCATGATGTAACCCGAAAGGACATCAACACTCTCCAGGCATGGTTAGTCAATGATCTAGATGATGAAAACATTGAAGATGACTTAATAAAAGATATGGGGCCTGAGAAGAGGATATTAGAATCCATGGGAGTCCCACACCGTGTCAGTGATGATAAAATTATTTTAAACCATGATGATGCCTATGCCCTTATCCACACCTTAACCGAACCATTGGAAACTGAAACGGATTTATCAACCATGGATGCAATAAACCGAGTTGCACCGGTGGAAATAATGGCCAAAGCACCCACATATCTTGGTGGAAGGGTGGGAAGGCCTGAAAAAACCAAGGAAAGGATGATGAAACCAGCCCCACATGCTCTTTTCCCCATTGGTAACTTTGGTGGAACTAGGAGAAACATTGTGGAAGCAGCTAGAAAAGGCAGTATCACAGTGGATATAGCTCGATGTAAATGCACCAATCCTGAATGTGGTGTGGGTTCAATGCAGGCTATTTGCCCAGTCTGTGGGGCCCGTACTGTTCCCACCAGTTCAGGGAAAAAAAGAATCAACGTGGCCAACCTCCTAAGAAAAGCCTATAAAAATTCTGGTGTGCGGAAACTGGACGAGATAAAGGGGGTAAAGGGAATGATATCCGAAGAAAAATTCCCAGAGCCACTTGAAAAAGGAATACTCCGGGCAAAAAATGGAGTTTACACTTTCAAAGATGCCACCATACGCCATGACTCAACAGACCTGCCACTTACTCATTTCATACCCAGAGAAATAGGTGTAAGTCCCCAGAAGCTTCGTGAAATAGGATACACACATGATATTAGGGGAGAAGAGCTTAAAAATGATGATCAGGTGGTTGAACTCCGTATACAGGATCTGGTAATATCCGAGGCCTGTGGAGAATACCTGATGCGGGTTTCACACTTCATTGACGATCTTCTGAAAAATTTCTACGAAATGGAACCATTCTATAATGTTAAAACCAAAGAAGACCTAGTGGGGCACCTGGCAGTGGGCCTGGCACCACATACCTCAGCGGGTGTCCTTGGACGGATCATAGGATTCACCAAAGCCGCAGCATGCTACGCCCATCCCTACTTCCACTCTGCTAAACGTCGAAACTGTGACAGTGATGAAGACTCAGTGATGCTACTGATGGATGCCTTACTGAACTTCTCCAAGGTTTACCTTCCCAGCAGTCGTGGGGGACGAATGGATGCTCCTCTGGTTTTATCATCCCGCATTGATCCTGAGGAAATTGATGATGAATCTCACAACCTGGATACCATGGAAATGTTACCTCTGGAACTGTACCAGAAAACTCTGGAAAATGCAAAACCTGCTGATGTGGTGGAAATGGTGGATAATGTCCAGAAGAGGTTGGGCAAGGATGAACAGTACAGTGGCTTGATTTATTCTCATGAAACTTCCAGTATCCACCAGGGACCAAAAATATGTCTCTATAAAACATTACCTACCATGAAAGAGAAGGTGAATGGTCAGATCAGTCTGGCAGAGAAGATACGTGCTGTGGATCAAAAGGGAGTGGTGGAAGGAGTCTTAAACTCTCATTTTCTGCCGGATATGGCAGGGAATATAAGGGCATTTGCTAGGCAAAAGGTTCGCTGCACCAAATGTAACAAGAAATACCGACGTATACCTCTCACCGGGGAATGTACCTGTGGTGGAAACCTTATACTGAGTATATCAAAGGGTTCTGTCACAAAATATCTGGAAATATCCAAGGAACTGGCGAGTCGTTACCCTATAGATCCATATCTGGTGCAGCGGATTGAACTTTTAGAGTCAGGTATACATTCCCTCTTTGAAAGTGACCGATCCAAGCAGAGTTCACTGGATGTATTTCTGTAG